A genomic window from Lotus japonicus ecotype B-129 chromosome 1, LjGifu_v1.2 includes:
- the LOC130731076 gene encoding phospho-2-dehydro-3-deoxyheptonate aldolase 1, chloroplastic-like, giving the protein MAVPTSNSLIPTKSLLPTNSLLYSSNNLSQCSFPGKPGLMPKTRPISAVDNSAVSTKKQQPATATTTTREAAKWTVESWKSKKALQLPEYPSQESLDTVLKTLEAFPPIVFAGEARNLEERLGDAALGKAFLLQGGDCAESFKEFNATNIRDTFRVILQMGVVMMFGGQMPVIKVGRMAGQFAKPRSDNFEEREGVKLPSYRGDNINGDAFEEKERIPDPERMIRAYCQSAATLNLLRSFATGGYAAMQRVTQWNLDFTQHREQGDRYIELAHRVDEALGFMGAAGLTVDHPIMKTTDFWTSHECLLLPYEQSLTRLDSTSGLYYDCSAHMVWVGERTRQLDGAHVEFLRGVANPLGIKVSDKMDPNELVRLIEILNPKNKAGRITIITRMGAENMRVKLPNLIRAVRRAGQIVTWVSDPMHGNTIKAPCGLKTRPFDSIMNEVKAFFDVHEQEGSHPGGVHLEMTGQNVTECIGGSRTVTFDDLSSRYHTHCDPRLNASQSLELAFIIAERLRKRRIGSEQSLSSLGL; this is encoded by the exons ATGGCGGTGCCCACTTCAAACTCTCTCATTCCGACCAAGTCCTTGCTCCCTACCAATTCCCTTCTCTATTCCTCCAACAACCTCAGCCAATGCTCCTTTCCTGGCAAGCCCGGGCTCATGCCCAAGACCAGGCCCATTTCAGCCGTCGACAACTCTGCTGTCTCCACCAAGAAACAACAACCAGCCACCGCGACAACCACCACCCGTGAGGCGGCGAAATGGACAGTTGAGAGCTGGAAATCGAAGAAGGCGCTTCAGCTGCCAGAGTATCCTAGCCAAGAGAGCCTGGACACGGTGCTGAAGACGCTTGAAGCTTTCCCTCCGATCGTGTTCGCCGGAGAGGCAAGGAACCTGGAGGAGCGACTGGGGGATGCTGCACTTGGAAAGGCTTTCCTTCTGCAAGGTGGAGATTGTGCTGAGAGCTTTAAGGAGTTCAATGCCACCAACATTCGTGATACCTTCAGGGTTATTCTCCAGATGGGTGTTGTCATGATGTTTGGTGGTCAAATGCCTGTCATCAAG GTGGGAAGAATGGCGGGTCAATTTGCCAAACCAAGATCAGACAATTTCGAGGAGAGGGAGGGAGTGAAGCTGCCAAGTTACAGGGGAGACAACATCAATGGAGACGCATTTGAAGAGAAGGAGAGGATTCCTGACCCAGAAAGGATGATCAGAGCTTATTGTCAATCCGCAGCTACTCTCAATCTTCTCAGATCTTTCGCGACCGGAGGGTACGCCGCCATGCAAAGGGTCACCCAATGGAATTTAGACTTCACTCAGCACCGCGAGCAGGGAGACAG GTACATAGAGCTTGCTCACCGAGTTGACGAGGCCCTCGGGTTCATGGGTGCTGCTGGACTCACTGTGGACCATCCTATAATGAAAACAACTGATTTCTGGACTTCACATGAGTGTTTGCTGTTGCCATATGAACAATCACTCACTAGGTTGGACTCAACTTCTGGCCTCTACTATGACTGTTCTGCTCACATGGTTTGGGTTGGGGAACGAACCAGGCAGCTAGATGGTGCCCATGTTGAGTTTCTAAGAGGAGTTGCTAATCCCCTAGGAATTAAG GTGAGTGATAAGATGGACCCAAATGAGCTTGTGAGACTCATTGAGATATTGAATCCCAAAAACAAAGCAGGGAGAATTACTATCATCACGAGGATGGGAGCTGAAAATATGAGGGTGAAGCTTCCAAATCTGATCAGGGCTGTGCGCAGAGCGGGGCAAATTGTGACATGGGTCAGCGATCCTATGCATGGAAACACTATCAAGGCTCCTTGTGGACTCAAAACTCGCCCCTTCGATTCCATTATG AATGAAGTGAAAGCATTCTTCGACGTGCACGAGCAAGAAGGAAGCCACCCAGGTGGAGTTCATCTAGAGATGACGGGTCAGAATGTGACTGAGTGCATTGGAGGGTCGAGGACGGTCACATTTGATGATCTGAGCTCACGTTACCACACACACTGTGACCCAAGGCTCAATGCTTCACAATCTCTTGAGCTTGCTTTCATCATCGCTGAACGGCTCAGAAAGAGAAGGATCGGATCAGAGCAGTCCCTTTCCTCTCTAGGACTGTGA
- the LOC130739623 gene encoding uncharacterized protein LOC130739623, giving the protein MCCIGGILRYREGKVLGIFSRKVEVRQADEAEVLAILYALMFCQQFMVLAVEIESDSTLVVGWVSEAKNRPWNLTNELNMIDYLLPVVACNWVTHILREGNAEADELAKEGCFRVEPVWSYVGNTRL; this is encoded by the coding sequence ATGTGCTGTATTGGGGGAATTTTGAGGTATAGAGAAGGGAAAGTGTTGGGGATATTCTCTAGAAAAGTGGAGGTGCGACAAGCTGATGAGGCGGAGGTGTTGGCTATTTTGTATGCTTTGATGTTTTGCCAACAATTTATGGTTCTTGCTGTGGAGATTGAGAGTGATTCtactcttgttgttggttgGGTAAGCGAGGCGAAAAACAGGCCTTGGAACCTCACAAATGAGCTGAATATGATTGATTACTTGTTACCAGTGGTGGCTTGTAACTGGGTGACTCATATATTAAGGGAAGGGAATGCGGAGGCGGATGAGCTGGCTAAGGAAGGGTGCTTCCGTGTGGAGCCGGTTTGGTCTTATGTGGGTAATACAAGGCTATGA
- the LOC130731134 gene encoding F-box protein FBW2-like: MEETCDFRSWDELIPDALGVIFTNLSLQERVTVIPRVCKSWAKAVTEPSCWQEIDIKEWNRFQPEQLDQMLEMLITRSRGSLRSLSVSGLQSERMFTFIAENAGSLQTLRLPRSSMSDSIVDQIAGRLSMISFLDVSYCIKIGASALETIGKNCKLLEVLCRNMHPLDTAGKPLQDDEAYAIASTMPKLKHLEMAYHQISTSGALQILSSCPKLEFFDQRGCWGVHLDDDVFLKQNFPKLKVLGPFVFDAHGIDAWDDDCSDVSDASEWDFVDGGMGEYYVDDSDSYDGMWDEEGRIDELQFGFYEGIEDAAMYWPPSP, from the exons ATGGAAGAAACTTGTGATTTTCGAAGTTGGGATGAGTTGATTCCTGATGCCCTTGGGGTGATATTCACCAATCTCTCTCTCCAAGAAAGAGTGACAGTGATCCCTAGGGTTTGTAAATCATGGGCTAAAGCAGTGACTGAACCTTCTTGCTGGCAAGAGATAGACATTAAGGAGTGGAACCGCTTTCAACCTGAGCAACTTGACCAGATGCTTGAGATGCTCATCACAAGAAGTCGTGGATCGCTCCGCAGTCTCAGTGTTTCTGGTCTCCAATCTGAGAGGATGTTCACTTTCATTGCTGAAAA TGCTGGCTCCCTCCAGACACTGCGGTTGCCAAGGAGCAGCATGAGTGATTCAATTGTAGATCAGATTGCTGGAAGGCTTTCCATGATTTCTTTCTTGGATGTGAGCTACTGCATTAAAATCGGTGCCTCTGCGCTCGAGACGATAGGCAAGAACTGCAAACTGCTGGAAGTGTTGTGCCGGAACATGCATCCGTTGGACACCGCAGGCAAGCCGTTGCAAGATGATGAAGCATATGCAATTGCCTCCACGATGCCTAAGCTCAAGCACCTTGAAAtggcttatcatcaaatcagcaCTTCAGGTGCTCTTCAAATACTTTCAAGCTGTCCTAAGCTTGAGTTTTTCGATCAGAGAGGGTGTTGGGGTGTCCATCTCGACGATGATGTGTTTCTGAAGCAGAATTTTCCAAAGCTGAAGGTTTTAGGGCCTTTTGTTTTTGACGCTCATGGGATTGATGCATGGGATGATGATTGTTCAGATGTATCAGATGCTTCTGAGTGGGACTTTGTGGATGGTGGTATGGGTGAGTACTATgttgatgatagtgatagttaTGATGGGATGTGGGATGAAGAAGGAAGGATAGATGAGCTTCAGTTTGGGTTTTATGAAGGGATAGAAGATGCAGCAATGTATTGGCCTCCATCTCCATAA